The Zobellia alginiliquefaciens genome contains a region encoding:
- a CDS encoding GNAT family N-acetyltransferase → MVAYRTATLGDAVSIAGLHVKSWQENYRGAFSDAYLDELALGEREKIWHDRLENPLSRQTVIVAEKGGDLVGFVCAFFDVDDDFGTLLDNLHVSKDVQGMGIGKRLMSLIAKEVQDREPNSGLYLWVLESNEAALRFYERQGGKRLETVEGNDIGDKPIMKVRYHWSSMEKLIDKK, encoded by the coding sequence ATGGTAGCGTACAGAACGGCTACGTTAGGTGATGCCGTTTCCATAGCCGGTCTTCATGTAAAAAGTTGGCAAGAAAATTATAGAGGCGCATTTAGTGATGCGTATTTAGATGAACTTGCACTGGGTGAAAGAGAAAAAATCTGGCATGATAGATTGGAGAACCCGTTATCGCGGCAGACCGTAATCGTTGCAGAAAAAGGAGGTGATTTAGTAGGCTTTGTTTGTGCTTTTTTTGACGTGGACGATGATTTTGGTACGCTGTTAGATAATCTTCATGTATCAAAAGATGTTCAGGGCATGGGCATTGGTAAACGCCTAATGTCACTAATAGCCAAGGAAGTTCAGGATAGGGAACCCAATTCAGGACTGTATTTGTGGGTGCTTGAAAGTAACGAGGCCGCACTACGGTTTTACGAGCGTCAAGGAGGCAAACGTCTTGAAACCGTTGAAGGTAATGATATAGGTGATAAGCCAATTATGAAGGTAAGGTACCATTGGTCGTCTATGGAGAAATTGATTGACAAGAAGTGA
- a CDS encoding metal-dependent hydrolase: MDSLTQIVLGAAVGEAVLGKKVGNKAALYGAIAGTIPDLDIVARYFFDTVTATEMHRGFSHSIFFSILFAPLFGWLISKIERKSEATFKDWSLLMFWGMFTHPILDAFTTWGTQLFWPFKTRLAFQSIFVIDPLYTLPFLIFLIMAMCQKRTSPKRKRYNRLGLTVSTAYLATTLILKWFAFQEFSASLEKHGIAHENIDTRSTPFNSVLWTANVDTEKAYLIGNYSFYDTKEIEYTSYPKNHQLLGDLKSDKKIQRLIDITEGWYTITQKEGKLYFNDLRFGLISMDPNETRFTFSYELQPTENGLSVREMPKYSRDAKKLLAALWERIWGN, from the coding sequence ATGGATTCTCTAACCCAAATCGTTTTAGGTGCCGCAGTCGGCGAAGCCGTCTTAGGAAAGAAAGTTGGTAATAAAGCTGCGCTTTATGGGGCGATAGCCGGTACCATTCCTGATTTAGATATTGTGGCGCGTTACTTTTTTGATACGGTTACCGCTACAGAGATGCATCGTGGGTTTAGTCATTCTATTTTCTTTTCTATTCTCTTTGCCCCTCTATTTGGTTGGCTTATTTCTAAAATTGAGCGGAAGAGTGAGGCCACGTTCAAAGATTGGTCGCTATTGATGTTTTGGGGTATGTTCACACACCCCATTTTGGATGCTTTTACCACTTGGGGAACACAGCTTTTCTGGCCTTTTAAAACCCGGTTAGCGTTTCAAAGTATTTTTGTCATAGACCCTTTATATACCCTGCCTTTTCTGATATTCTTGATCATGGCCATGTGCCAAAAAAGAACATCGCCAAAACGAAAAAGGTACAATCGGCTAGGGTTAACGGTGAGTACGGCGTATTTGGCTACAACCTTGATTTTAAAATGGTTTGCTTTTCAAGAATTTTCGGCTAGTTTGGAAAAACATGGCATAGCGCATGAAAATATAGATACTAGATCCACACCGTTTAATTCAGTTTTATGGACGGCCAATGTAGATACAGAGAAAGCCTATCTCATTGGCAATTATTCGTTTTACGACACCAAAGAAATTGAGTATACTTCCTATCCTAAAAATCACCAGCTTTTAGGCGATTTAAAATCCGATAAAAAAATTCAACGGCTTATTGACATAACCGAAGGTTGGTATACCATTACCCAGAAAGAGGGCAAACTCTATTTTAATGACCTTCGCTTTGGGTTGATAAGTATGGACCCGAACGAAACACGATTTACTTTTTCTTACGAATTGCAACCCACGGAAAACGGACTTTCAGTTCGTGAAATGCCAAAGTATAGCAGGGACGCTAAGAAGTTGTTAGCTGCGCTTTGGGAGCGTATTTGGGGCAACTAG
- a CDS encoding DUF4407 domain-containing protein: protein MVQQFFILCSGADTAILKTCSQGEQNKYAGIGATVFFTALMAFIASSYALYTVFDNAYTAIFFGLIWGLLIFNLDRFIVSTIKKRDKFGNELLQALPRLILAVIIAVVISKPLEMKIFEKEINQVLLEQKNKMTLANKNQLALQYTPAIEKLNTDITSLKNEITAKQAETDALYSTYITEAEGTSGTFKLGKGPVYEEKRQKHDAALAELNTLKETNAQKISEIESQILDLNTEYTDVVKDSQPVIDGFDGLMARINALNELPWWPSFFIFLLFLAIETSPIIAKLLSPKGTYDVKLEEEESMVNTWALQKIQQREQLLLADTSLNEKIYNEIKREEEVYAYKKKKAEELLKLQADAFRDLQVKQL from the coding sequence ATGGTACAGCAATTTTTTATCCTCTGCTCAGGGGCGGACACCGCCATCCTAAAAACCTGTTCACAAGGTGAACAGAACAAATATGCCGGCATTGGCGCAACCGTTTTCTTTACGGCACTCATGGCTTTTATTGCCAGTAGCTATGCTCTTTATACTGTTTTTGACAATGCGTATACCGCCATTTTCTTCGGACTCATTTGGGGACTGTTGATTTTTAACCTAGATCGCTTTATTGTTTCCACCATTAAAAAACGAGACAAATTTGGCAATGAACTGTTACAGGCGCTACCCCGTCTGATATTAGCAGTTATCATTGCCGTGGTCATTTCAAAACCCTTGGAAATGAAAATTTTTGAAAAGGAAATTAACCAAGTTTTACTAGAGCAAAAGAATAAAATGACGTTGGCCAACAAAAACCAATTAGCCTTGCAATACACTCCGGCTATTGAAAAGTTAAATACGGATATTACCTCCTTAAAAAATGAAATTACCGCCAAACAAGCCGAAACAGATGCCCTTTACAGCACATATATTACCGAAGCGGAAGGCACTTCAGGTACTTTTAAACTAGGAAAAGGACCTGTTTATGAAGAAAAACGCCAAAAACATGATGCTGCACTGGCTGAGCTCAATACACTAAAGGAAACCAATGCCCAGAAAATCTCCGAAATTGAAAGTCAGATTTTGGATTTAAATACGGAATATACGGATGTGGTCAAAGATTCCCAACCTGTAATAGACGGCTTTGATGGACTCATGGCACGTATCAATGCGTTGAACGAGCTGCCTTGGTGGCCCTCTTTTTTCATCTTTCTACTCTTCTTAGCTATTGAGACTTCGCCAATTATTGCCAAGCTTCTCTCCCCAAAAGGCACTTACGATGTAAAACTGGAAGAAGAGGAAAGTATGGTCAACACTTGGGCTTTGCAAAAAATACAACAGCGAGAACAGCTACTGCTTGCCGATACGTCATTGAACGAAAAAATCTACAATGAAATTAAGCGAGAAGAAGAGGTGTACGCCTACAAAAAGAAAAAAGCGGAAGAATTATTAAAGTTACAAGCAGATGCATTTCGCGATTTGCAAGTCAAGCAACTATAA
- a CDS encoding Hpt domain-containing protein: MEDFEGYKGERPSLNYVENLVGARDLEFERKFVTLLKSEFSWDLGKYLYHIKLDEPRAAAEIVHKLKYKISVLGMEKTFIFAEEHKERLHAGDASYDEDFKQVLKKINVFLELIVVD, translated from the coding sequence ATGGAAGATTTTGAGGGCTATAAAGGAGAAAGACCGAGTTTAAACTACGTAGAAAACCTAGTAGGGGCTCGCGACCTTGAATTTGAACGTAAATTTGTTACCCTTTTAAAATCTGAATTCTCATGGGATTTGGGTAAATACCTTTACCATATAAAGTTAGACGAGCCTAGGGCCGCAGCTGAAATCGTTCACAAATTAAAATACAAAATCAGTGTTTTGGGCATGGAAAAAACCTTCATTTTTGCCGAAGAACATAAAGAACGACTACACGCAGGTGATGCCTCTTATGATGAGGATTTTAAGCAGGTCTTGAAAAAAATAAATGTCTTTCTAGAACTTATTGTTGTAGATTAG
- a CDS encoding DUF4230 domain-containing protein produces the protein MDNIFDTFLGLVLGAILMYWVYSFIRQKKSKEITKHQSTVLVEKIESVCKLVSVEGDFAEIYRYENIKERFMSLVSSKKKALLVINAKAHIGYDLKKIKIKADNENKKIILTHFPEPEVLSIEPDIQFYDIQSGMFNFFSSEDLTLLNKEAKQHIREKIPQSGLMQTARKEAIQAVLLIEKIVETIGWKLDYTALEVTEKQKEMLED, from the coding sequence ATGGATAATATTTTCGATACTTTTTTAGGTCTGGTTCTAGGGGCTATTCTCATGTATTGGGTGTATTCTTTTATTAGACAGAAGAAAAGTAAAGAAATCACAAAGCACCAATCTACTGTATTGGTAGAAAAAATAGAAAGTGTATGCAAACTGGTTTCCGTTGAGGGTGATTTTGCAGAAATCTACCGCTACGAAAATATTAAGGAGCGGTTTATGAGTTTGGTGAGCAGCAAGAAAAAAGCACTGCTTGTAATCAATGCCAAGGCCCATATAGGTTATGACCTAAAAAAGATAAAAATCAAAGCGGATAATGAGAATAAAAAGATTATCCTGACCCATTTTCCCGAGCCTGAAGTACTATCTATTGAACCTGATATTCAGTTTTACGATATTCAAAGTGGTATGTTCAATTTTTTTTCTTCGGAAGATTTAACTTTATTGAACAAAGAGGCGAAGCAACACATACGAGAGAAAATTCCACAAAGTGGACTGATGCAAACCGCAAGGAAGGAAGCTATTCAGGCCGTTTTATTAATAGAGAAAATAGTGGAAACCATAGGGTGGAAATTAGATTACACGGCTTTGGAAGTCACTGAAAAACAAAAAGAAATGCTAGAAGATTAA
- a CDS encoding MmcQ/YjbR family DNA-binding protein — translation MNIELFRDYCIAKKGVTETFPFDEKTLVFKVMGKMFALCALERLPSQVNLKCDPDSAVTLREEHDGHIIPGYHMSKVHWNTLLLDQLPPNLITELIDHSYDLVISKFTKKLRTEYDALS, via the coding sequence ATGAACATTGAACTATTTAGAGACTATTGTATCGCAAAGAAAGGAGTAACGGAAACGTTTCCTTTTGATGAGAAAACATTGGTTTTTAAGGTTATGGGCAAAATGTTCGCGCTTTGTGCTTTGGAACGTCTTCCTTCTCAGGTAAATTTAAAATGCGACCCAGATAGTGCGGTTACTTTACGGGAAGAGCATGATGGCCATATCATACCAGGTTACCATATGAGCAAAGTGCATTGGAACACACTTCTGTTAGACCAACTTCCACCAAATTTAATAACAGAACTTATTGATCATTCATATGATTTGGTCATTTCAAAATTTACTAAAAAGCTCAGAACGGAGTACGATGCACTTTCGTAA
- a CDS encoding Dabb family protein, with translation MRTLTIAILFLTLAITANGQTENDMREFDPHFAHTVYFWFKDPDSKEARATFEKSLQKFLDNSKYAKTSFIGMPPKASRDVVDGSFTYSLIVSFESAEAQQNYQDEAPHKVFIEESSDLWEKVIVYDSKGIQ, from the coding sequence ATGAGAACACTTACGATTGCAATATTATTTTTAACCCTAGCCATTACCGCTAATGGCCAAACAGAGAATGACATGAGAGAATTTGACCCCCATTTTGCCCATACCGTATACTTTTGGTTTAAGGATCCGGATAGCAAAGAGGCTAGAGCTACTTTTGAAAAATCGTTACAGAAGTTTCTAGATAATTCAAAATACGCAAAGACAAGCTTTATAGGTATGCCCCCAAAAGCAAGCCGTGATGTTGTAGATGGTTCGTTTACCTACTCGTTGATTGTTTCTTTTGAATCTGCAGAGGCGCAACAAAATTATCAGGATGAGGCTCCGCACAAGGTATTTATTGAAGAGTCTAGTGATTTATGGGAGAAAGTAATCGTTTACGATTCTAAGGGTATCCAATAA
- a CDS encoding MutS-related protein codes for MQELHSFYNGEIEKYTKELSQIKKLLFASSMLRLAIFVLAGFAIYFTFGDTKWVLAVLLVTIVLFLFLVTRHSGLQYKRDRLLALLQINRTELKVLNRDFHDLPEGDEFKDPLHYFSQDIDLFGRGSFFQYANRTALKQGAETFAGLFKANNIDNIEEKQEAIKELGKMPQWRQNFSATASLTQTEGNTDTIVKWLTGYLSFVPKVMRYLPYVFSGVSVLLFVLYFLDFVPESMLVLWLVVGMGITGIYTKKITSLGGDASKVQSTFQQYNKLLTLIEDTEFKSDYLKELRSNVLRDQEKTSLIIAQFSKQLNSLDKNNNIIYLFLGNGFFLRTLTHCYEIEKWIAKHGDFVKKWFDTIAFFDAYNSLGNFAFNHPEYTFPYINSDAVILKSTGAGHPLLNPEKSVLNDFEIDREQFFIVTGANMAGKSTFLRTVSLQIVMANVGLPLCAKQVDYSPIKLITSMRTTDSLTDDESYFFSELKRLKFIVDEIQNDRYFIVLDEILKGTNSTDKAEGSRKFVERLVASRSTGIIATHDLSLCEVADTLPQVENHYFDAEIINNELHFDYKFKDGICQNMNASFLLKKMEIVE; via the coding sequence ATGCAGGAATTACACTCTTTTTATAATGGTGAGATTGAAAAATACACCAAGGAACTTTCACAAATTAAGAAGCTGCTCTTTGCTTCCAGTATGTTGCGTTTGGCCATATTTGTTTTAGCAGGTTTTGCTATTTATTTCACCTTTGGTGATACCAAATGGGTTTTGGCCGTCTTGCTGGTCACTATTGTTCTTTTTTTGTTTTTGGTGACTAGACATTCAGGTTTACAATACAAGCGTGATAGGTTATTGGCGTTATTACAAATCAATCGTACGGAATTAAAGGTATTAAATCGTGATTTTCATGATTTACCAGAAGGTGACGAATTTAAAGACCCTTTGCACTATTTCAGTCAAGATATAGATCTTTTTGGTAGAGGTTCCTTTTTTCAGTATGCTAACCGTACAGCTTTAAAACAAGGTGCCGAGACTTTTGCCGGACTATTTAAGGCGAATAACATCGATAATATTGAGGAGAAGCAAGAGGCTATAAAAGAACTTGGTAAAATGCCACAATGGCGACAGAATTTTTCTGCCACCGCATCGCTAACCCAAACGGAGGGTAATACCGATACTATTGTAAAATGGTTAACGGGCTATCTGTCTTTTGTCCCAAAAGTAATGCGCTATTTGCCCTATGTTTTTTCGGGAGTTTCAGTGTTGTTATTCGTGCTTTATTTTCTGGATTTCGTTCCGGAATCAATGTTGGTTCTTTGGTTGGTCGTAGGTATGGGGATTACAGGAATCTATACCAAGAAGATTACTTCCCTTGGCGGAGATGCTTCAAAAGTGCAGAGTACGTTTCAGCAATACAACAAGTTACTTACTTTGATTGAGGATACTGAGTTCAAATCGGATTATCTAAAAGAACTGAGAAGTAATGTGCTACGGGATCAGGAGAAGACCTCATTGATAATTGCTCAGTTTTCAAAACAGTTAAATAGCCTAGATAAGAACAACAATATTATTTACCTTTTTCTGGGGAATGGTTTCTTTTTACGCACCCTAACACACTGCTATGAGATTGAAAAATGGATTGCCAAACATGGTGATTTCGTAAAAAAATGGTTTGATACCATCGCTTTTTTCGATGCATATAATAGCTTAGGTAATTTTGCTTTCAATCATCCCGAATATACTTTTCCATATATCAATTCGGATGCTGTGATTCTCAAATCTACTGGAGCTGGACATCCTTTGCTGAATCCTGAGAAGAGTGTTTTGAACGATTTTGAAATTGACCGCGAACAGTTCTTTATCGTTACCGGAGCCAACATGGCAGGTAAGAGTACCTTTTTACGTACGGTTTCATTACAGATAGTAATGGCGAATGTTGGACTTCCGCTATGCGCGAAACAAGTAGATTATTCGCCAATAAAGTTGATTACCAGTATGCGAACGACAGATTCGTTAACGGATGATGAGTCGTATTTCTTTTCGGAGCTCAAACGATTAAAATTCATTGTTGATGAAATTCAGAACGATCGTTATTTCATTGTTTTAGATGAAATTCTAAAAGGAACCAATAGTACTGACAAGGCGGAAGGAAGCCGTAAGTTTGTTGAGCGTTTAGTTGCTTCTAGATCTACGGGAATTATCGCTACCCACGATTTAAGCCTTTGTGAGGTGGCGGATACGTTACCACAGGTGGAGAACCATTATTTTGATGCTGAAATAATTAATAACGAGCTCCATTTTGATTATAAGTTCAAAGACGGAATTTGCCAAAATATGAATGCGTCCTTCTTGTTGAAAAAAATGGAAATCGTAGAATAA